A single Chloracidobacterium sp. DNA region contains:
- a CDS encoding EAL domain-containing protein yields the protein MNNLEQTNYAGSTPQWSEPHFAFGSANTDDAHITEGGTSLQTVGDSIFNSIGDAIIVTDRDAVIVKVNPATLRLTGFDECELVGKPIDILSRNKNSFSRIFTRTFKNSNFSNRIQTICLRKDGSFFPTSISASKIFDPDSGAYNIVCVARDITRSKRLEAEARAISKIIHGVTTTANLDELLLLIHRTIKRIVYAENFFVALFDPQTEMLTMQFWVDKYDPMPGPLKVGNSLSAYVFKQGRSMLFTDEEAQKLIDSGDVESVGTDSPIWLGVPLKTPDGAIGVLVVQDYENSDTYSQQDVELLTSVADQIAMAIERKRSEEALRLSQERFELVTRATSDAVWDWNLKTDEIWWNEGFQNLFGYSGEEIGSQRSSWTERLHPDDSERVTEDILRHIESGKTNWIEEYRFRRRDGSYASVVDRGYVVYDQADQPIRLLGSMMDVTERKSLEEQLTHLALHDPLTKIANRVLFRDRVDHALSKVVRNHVSIAVLFLDLDNFKSINDSLGHAAGDKLLVAVADRLQDCLRNSDTAARLGGDEFAILIESVLHTDEPVNIADRVLDVFRQPFSIEGVEVYVCASIGIAAGSTETSGPEELLRNADLAMYLAKGRGKGKYVVFEPKMHEALMERIELEGDLRRGIECKEFTLHYQPIVELTSNKLLGMEALVRWQHPRFGLLSPMRFIPVAEETNLIVPLGEWILGEACRQVQSWREQYASAEDVSLTVNISIRQFLQHELVEIVSNALHASGLPPKLLILEITESFMLQDTEATILKLHDLKKLGIRLAIDDFGTGYSSLSYLQRFPIDILKIDKSFIDKLGQGSEGNAVARAIIMMGESLNLRTIAEGIEHPHQIETLQVLGCNAGQGFHFAKPLTPADMDAFLTGELSSAAS from the coding sequence ATGAACAATCTAGAGCAAACAAATTATGCCGGGAGCACGCCGCAATGGAGTGAGCCACATTTTGCATTCGGGTCCGCGAATACCGACGATGCACATATCACCGAAGGCGGAACTTCGCTTCAGACCGTTGGCGACAGTATTTTTAATTCGATCGGCGATGCGATAATCGTTACCGATCGGGATGCCGTTATAGTCAAGGTCAATCCGGCTACATTGCGTCTGACCGGTTTTGACGAATGCGAACTCGTCGGCAAGCCTATCGACATTTTATCTCGAAACAAAAATTCGTTTAGCCGCATATTCACCCGGACCTTTAAGAACAGCAATTTTTCAAATCGAATTCAGACTATCTGTCTGCGTAAGGACGGAAGTTTTTTTCCTACGTCGATCTCAGCGTCCAAGATATTCGACCCTGACTCCGGGGCATACAATATCGTCTGCGTTGCCCGCGACATTACTCGCTCCAAGCGCCTCGAGGCTGAGGCCCGAGCGATCTCAAAGATTATTCACGGAGTCACAACGACGGCAAACCTCGACGAATTGCTCCTATTGATCCACCGGACGATCAAGCGGATCGTTTACGCAGAAAACTTTTTTGTCGCACTTTTTGACCCCCAGACCGAGATGCTCACGATGCAGTTCTGGGTGGACAAATATGATCCGATGCCCGGCCCGCTGAAAGTTGGCAACAGCTTGAGCGCCTACGTCTTTAAGCAGGGTCGATCAATGCTCTTTACAGACGAAGAAGCCCAGAAACTGATCGACAGTGGTGATGTCGAATCGGTAGGCACTGATTCGCCGATCTGGCTCGGAGTTCCGCTTAAGACGCCTGACGGTGCGATCGGCGTTTTGGTCGTGCAGGACTATGAGAATTCGGACACTTACTCGCAGCAGGACGTCGAACTGCTGACCTCGGTTGCCGATCAGATCGCGATGGCGATCGAACGCAAGCGCTCCGAGGAAGCTCTGCGGCTCAGTCAGGAACGATTTGAGTTAGTTACGCGCGCCACAAGCGATGCGGTCTGGGACTGGAATCTTAAAACTGACGAGATCTGGTGGAACGAGGGATTTCAGAATCTATTTGGCTATTCAGGCGAGGAGATCGGCTCACAGCGGTCTTCGTGGACAGAGCGACTCCATCCGGACGACTCCGAGCGAGTTACCGAAGATATTCTCCGCCATATCGAAAGCGGCAAGACGAATTGGATCGAGGAATATCGATTTAGACGGCGTGACGGATCTTACGCGTCGGTCGTGGACCGTGGTTACGTCGTATATGATCAAGCGGATCAGCCGATCAGATTACTTGGTTCGATGATGGATGTCACCGAGCGTAAGTCGCTCGAGGAACAATTGACGCATCTTGCCCTGCACGATCCATTGACCAAGATCGCCAATCGAGTGCTTTTCCGTGATCGTGTCGATCACGCACTTTCAAAAGTCGTTCGAAACCACGTGTCGATAGCGGTACTTTTTCTCGATCTCGATAATTTTAAGTCGATCAATGATTCGCTCGGCCACGCGGCGGGTGACAAACTTCTTGTCGCAGTTGCTGACCGTCTCCAGGATTGCCTCCGCAATTCGGACACCGCCGCCCGTCTTGGTGGCGACGAATTTGCCATCTTGATCGAAAGCGTACTCCATACGGACGAGCCGGTTAACATTGCCGACCGTGTTCTTGACGTATTTCGCCAGCCATTCTCGATCGAGGGTGTTGAGGTGTACGTTTGCGCGAGCATCGGTATTGCTGCGGGATCGACCGAGACCAGCGGACCCGAAGAACTGCTCCGCAATGCCGACCTTGCGATGTATCTCGCAAAGGGCCGCGGCAAGGGCAAATATGTGGTCTTTGAACCAAAGATGCACGAGGCTCTGATGGAGCGCATCGAACTCGAGGGCGACCTTCGCCGCGGGATCGAATGTAAGGAATTCACATTACATTACCAACCGATCGTCGAACTGACGTCCAACAAATTGCTCGGTATGGAGGCGTTGGTCCGTTGGCAGCACCCGCGATTCGGATTGCTGTCGCCGATGAGATTTATTCCGGTCGCCGAGGAGACCAATCTGATCGTGCCGCTTGGCGAGTGGATACTTGGGGAAGCTTGTCGCCAAGTGCAGTCCTGGCGCGAGCAGTACGCATCAGCCGAGGACGTCTCTCTGACGGTCAATATCTCGATCCGGCAGTTTTTGCAGCACGAGTTGGTTGAGATCGTCAGTAATGCCCTGCACGCATCCGGACTGCCGCCAAAATTATTGATACTTGAGATCACCGAAAGCTTTATGCTCCAGGACACCGAAGCCACGATCTTAAAACTCCACGACTTAAAGAAACTCGGCATTCGCCTGGCGATCGACGATTTTGGCACAGGCTACTCGAGCCTCAGTTATTTGCAGCGATTCCCGATCGATATCCTCAAGATCGACAAGTCATTTATCGACAAACTCGGCCAGGGCAGCGAGGGTAATGCCGTCGCCCGGGCGATCATTATGATGGGCGAATCGCTTAATCTACGAACGATCGCCGAGGGCATCGAGCATCCGCACCAGATCGAAACTTTGCAGGTTCTGGGTTGCAATGCCGGCCAGGGATTTCATTTTGCCAAGCCGCTCACGCCCGCCGATATGGATGCGTTTCTGACCGGCGAACTCTCATCTGCGGCATCTTAA
- a CDS encoding error-prone DNA polymerase, which translates to MTVFYELHTRSAFSFLSSGSLPEDIAVRSGELDMPAIGMMDRDTVSGAVRLHFEAKEQGVRAMIGSEITMDDGSLLPLMPLDLTGYQNLCRLITTVKLRHKKGEHFATRRDIEEHSAGLLCFTGGADGFLHHHIKRHQGQEALAWLNYVFEGRLYVELQRHNLPHEEAVNQTLLGLAHKFRLPYFASNGPYYAAQRDRELFDVFTCIKNHCTIENAGRLISENSERYLKSASQMLYQFDDYPQAVATTVEIADRIKFSMDELGYTFPDYPVPPGETMDSYLRKQAEKGAVWRYWALTPKVRQKLDYELNMIAKLNLAGYFLLVWDISQFCRSQKILSQGRGSAANSVVCYALGITAVDPIEADLLFERFLSEERTEYPDIDIDLPSGEDRERVIQHVYQKYGERGAGMTANVISYRGRSAAREVGKVFGFDEDALKRLSKLIPHYGTHTRSEMMSRFVEAGFDPRDNYRIAKYMEMYARALDYPRHLGQHSGGMVISLGRLDGVVPLEPASMENRNIIQWDKDDCERLGIVKVDLLGLGMMAVIRDTLTLIEEHRGEKVDLGRLSKNDPLVYKTLQEADTIGMFQVESRAQINFLPKSRPEKFYDIVVQVAIIRPGPIVGKMLSGYIARRMGKEEVDYMHPSFEPILKRTLGVPLFQEQLLRMAMTIAGFTGGEAEELRRALGFKRADKRLGKIEVRLRSGMADKDIDEATQDRIVKSILAFANYGFPESHAASFALLTYASAYLKVHYLAEFTTAMLNNYPLGFYSPATLIKDAQRHGLHFNAIDINRSQRLFTIEDGRVRIGLKYVKGLRKDVAEAIVASRVRTGSDSDWVSVDEPYTSVENLVARVPAINKKEVRALSLAGALNFDATVHRRQALWESELAIQPIGELFKSPTNFSLSTNAAPHSSSPDPANQSPTNFSLSTNAAPHSSSPDPANQSPTNFSLSTNAAPHSSSSDPPNQSPTNFSLSTNAAPHSSSSDPANQSPTNFSLSTNAAPHSSSSDPPNTGATNLSLSDISDNSDNSFINKMTEWQLMESDLMTTGITIGKHPMRFLREELDKRGVLPANRTVNLRKRDLVTVAGAVIVRQRPSTANDVVFITMEDETGYSNFIVMPDVFDKFRSTIVSSDFLLIRGIAEEGGMIKGLYFEPISTFVTKIGSHDFQ; encoded by the coding sequence TTGACCGTGTTCTACGAACTCCACACACGCTCCGCATTCAGTTTTTTATCGTCCGGCTCTTTGCCCGAGGACATCGCGGTGCGCTCCGGCGAGCTTGATATGCCCGCCATCGGGATGATGGACCGCGACACGGTCTCGGGTGCGGTGCGGCTTCATTTTGAGGCCAAGGAGCAGGGCGTCAGGGCGATGATCGGCTCCGAGATCACGATGGACGACGGCAGCCTTTTGCCGCTGATGCCGCTCGATCTTACGGGCTATCAAAACCTCTGCCGCCTGATCACGACGGTCAAGCTACGTCATAAAAAGGGCGAGCATTTTGCGACGCGCCGCGACATCGAGGAGCACTCTGCCGGACTGCTCTGCTTTACGGGCGGGGCCGATGGTTTTCTCCATCACCACATCAAGCGGCATCAGGGCCAGGAGGCACTGGCGTGGCTCAACTATGTTTTCGAAGGCCGTCTCTACGTCGAATTGCAGCGGCATAATCTCCCGCACGAAGAAGCGGTCAATCAGACGCTGCTCGGGCTCGCTCACAAGTTTCGCCTGCCGTATTTCGCCAGCAACGGCCCATACTATGCCGCACAGCGTGACCGCGAGCTTTTCGACGTTTTTACCTGTATCAAGAATCACTGCACCATCGAGAATGCCGGCCGCCTGATCTCGGAAAACAGCGAACGCTATCTCAAATCAGCGTCGCAGATGCTCTACCAGTTTGACGATTACCCGCAGGCGGTCGCAACGACCGTGGAGATCGCCGACCGCATTAAATTCTCGATGGACGAGCTCGGCTACACATTTCCCGATTATCCCGTGCCGCCGGGCGAGACGATGGACTCGTACCTTCGCAAACAGGCTGAGAAAGGCGCGGTCTGGCGATATTGGGCATTGACGCCAAAGGTCCGGCAAAAACTAGATTACGAGCTCAATATGATCGCCAAGCTCAATCTCGCCGGCTATTTCCTGCTCGTCTGGGACATTTCGCAGTTTTGCCGTTCGCAGAAGATACTCTCGCAGGGCCGCGGTTCGGCGGCCAACTCGGTCGTCTGCTACGCTCTCGGCATCACGGCAGTCGACCCGATCGAGGCTGACCTGCTCTTCGAACGCTTTCTCTCCGAGGAACGCACCGAGTATCCGGATATCGACATCGACCTGCCGTCGGGCGAGGATCGCGAACGCGTCATCCAGCACGTTTATCAAAAATACGGCGAGCGTGGTGCCGGTATGACGGCCAACGTCATCAGCTATCGCGGACGCTCGGCTGCACGCGAGGTGGGTAAGGTCTTCGGCTTTGACGAGGACGCTCTAAAGCGTCTGTCCAAGCTAATTCCGCATTACGGCACGCACACGCGCTCCGAGATGATGTCGCGGTTCGTCGAGGCCGGCTTTGATCCGCGTGACAATTACCGCATTGCAAAATATATGGAGATGTACGCCCGAGCACTCGATTACCCGCGGCATCTCGGCCAGCACTCGGGCGGAATGGTCATCTCACTGGGGCGTCTCGACGGCGTCGTGCCACTCGAGCCCGCCTCAATGGAAAACCGCAACATCATCCAGTGGGACAAGGACGACTGCGAACGCCTCGGCATCGTCAAGGTCGATCTGCTTGGTTTGGGAATGATGGCGGTCATCCGCGACACTCTCACGTTGATCGAGGAACATCGCGGCGAAAAGGTCGATCTCGGCCGTCTGTCAAAAAACGACCCGCTCGTCTATAAAACTCTGCAAGAGGCCGACACGATCGGGATGTTTCAGGTCGAGAGCCGAGCTCAGATCAACTTTCTGCCCAAGTCGCGACCCGAAAAGTTTTACGACATCGTCGTCCAGGTCGCCATCATTCGCCCGGGCCCGATCGTGGGTAAGATGCTCAGCGGCTACATCGCCCGCCGGATGGGCAAAGAGGAGGTCGACTATATGCACCCGTCGTTCGAGCCCATCCTCAAACGCACTTTGGGCGTCCCGCTTTTTCAGGAGCAATTACTGCGGATGGCGATGACGATCGCCGGATTTACGGGCGGCGAGGCCGAGGAGTTGAGGCGTGCTCTCGGTTTCAAACGGGCGGACAAACGCCTCGGCAAGATCGAGGTGCGACTACGCTCCGGTATGGCGGACAAGGACATCGACGAGGCGACGCAGGACCGCATCGTCAAGAGCATTCTGGCATTTGCCAACTACGGCTTTCCCGAGTCGCACGCGGCGAGCTTTGCGCTTTTGACCTACGCGTCGGCATATCTTAAGGTGCATTATCTGGCCGAATTTACGACCGCAATGCTCAATAATTATCCGCTCGGTTTCTATTCCCCGGCGACGCTCATCAAGGACGCCCAGCGTCACGGCCTGCACTTTAACGCCATCGACATCAACCGGTCGCAAAGGCTATTTACCATCGAGGACGGCCGCGTCCGCATCGGCCTCAAATACGTCAAAGGCCTGCGAAAGGATGTCGCCGAGGCGATCGTCGCCAGTCGTGTCAGAACCGGGAGCGATAGCGACTGGGTTTCTGTCGATGAGCCGTACACATCAGTCGAAAACCTCGTCGCCCGCGTCCCCGCGATCAACAAAAAAGAGGTCCGTGCCCTCAGCCTCGCCGGTGCTCTCAATTTTGACGCCACGGTCCATCGCCGTCAGGCCCTTTGGGAATCAGAACTCGCCATCCAACCTATCGGCGAGCTTTTCAAGAGTCCGACAAACTTCAGTTTGTCGACCAACGCCGCGCCACACTCAAGTTCACCGGATCCAGCGAACCAAAGTCCGACAAACTTCAGTTTGTCGACCAACGCCGCGCCACACTCAAGTTCACCGGATCCAGCGAACCAGAGTCCGACAAACTTCAGTTTGTCGACCAACGCCGCTCCACACTCAAGTTCATCTGATCCACCGAACCAAAGTCCGACAAACTTCAGTTTGTCGACCAACGCCGCTCCACACTCAAGTTCATCTGATCCAGCGAACCAAAGTCCGACAAACTTCAGTTTGTCGACCAACGCCGCTCCACACTCAAGTTCATCTGATCCGCCGAACACGGGAGCGACAAACTTAAGTTTGTCGGACATTTCGGACAATTCGGATAATTCGTTTATCAATAAGATGACCGAGTGGCAGTTGATGGAGAGCGATCTGATGACGACCGGTATCACGATCGGCAAGCATCCGATGCGCTTTCTTCGCGAAGAGCTAGATAAACGCGGCGTGCTGCCTGCAAACCGGACCGTCAATTTGCGTAAACGTGATCTCGTCACCGTCGCCGGTGCCGTCATCGTCCGCCAGCGGCCGAGCACGGCTAATGACGTCGTTTTTATCACGATGGAGGACGAGACCGGCTATTCCAATTTCATCGTTATGCCCGACGTTTTTGATAAATTTCGATCCACGATCGTCTCGAGTGATTTCCTGCTCATCCGCGGCATCGCCGAGGAGGGCGGTATGATCAAGGGCTTATACTTCGAGCCGATCAGCACCTTCGTCACCAAGATCGGCTCGCACGACTTTCAGTAG
- the trmFO gene encoding methylenetetrahydrofolate--tRNA-(uracil(54)-C(5))-methyltransferase (FADH(2)-oxidizing) TrmFO: MTEVLNVIGGGLAGVEAAWQAAERGAKVRLFEMRPVQQTPAHRTDKLAEIVCSNSLKTDEPGSAPYLLKEELRRGGSMVLEVAHATRVPAGSALSVDRMKFAEMITERIEAHPNIEIVREEVTEISSNKQDASPPVTIIATGPLTSDALTVEIMKLTGDDQLYFYDAIAPIIAADSIDMSIAFKAARYDKGGDDYINCPMDRDRYELFIAELLEAKSVPLKRFEDTHWFESCLPIEEIARRGPETLRFGPMKPKGLRHPKTGEEPYACVQLRQENMMADAYGMVGFQNHLRYGEQERILKLIPGMENAEFLQFGQIHRNTFINSPKILNETLATRNNERLFFAGQITGVEGYVESVATGWLAGINAVNVMRDRPMITAPQTSAIGALCRYVSNVETKNFQPVNITFGLIQELPPELRKQYRKKRERHIFQVEIALMDWDEWITNVAVS; encoded by the coding sequence ATGACTGAAGTATTAAATGTGATCGGCGGTGGACTTGCCGGAGTCGAGGCGGCGTGGCAGGCGGCGGAGCGTGGAGCAAAGGTTCGTTTGTTTGAAATGCGGCCCGTGCAGCAAACACCGGCACATCGAACTGATAAACTCGCCGAGATCGTTTGCTCAAATTCGTTAAAGACGGACGAACCGGGAAGTGCTCCATACTTACTCAAAGAAGAACTGCGGCGCGGCGGTTCGATGGTTTTGGAGGTTGCTCACGCGACGCGGGTGCCGGCCGGCTCAGCGTTGTCGGTAGATCGGATGAAGTTTGCCGAGATGATCACCGAGCGAATTGAGGCTCACCCGAATATTGAGATCGTAAGGGAAGAGGTTACGGAAATCTCAAGCAACAAGCAGGACGCGAGTCCTCCGGTCACGATCATTGCGACGGGGCCGCTCACGTCGGATGCACTGACCGTCGAGATAATGAAGCTCACGGGCGATGATCAACTATACTTTTACGATGCGATCGCTCCGATCATCGCGGCCGATTCGATCGATATGTCGATCGCGTTCAAAGCGGCGCGCTACGACAAGGGCGGCGATGATTACATCAATTGCCCGATGGACCGCGATCGGTATGAATTGTTTATCGCCGAGCTTTTGGAGGCAAAATCGGTTCCACTCAAGCGGTTCGAAGACACGCATTGGTTCGAATCTTGTTTGCCGATCGAGGAGATCGCCCGCCGCGGTCCTGAGACGTTGCGTTTTGGCCCGATGAAGCCAAAGGGATTGCGACACCCGAAAACCGGCGAAGAGCCATACGCCTGCGTACAACTTCGCCAGGAAAATATGATGGCGGATGCTTATGGAATGGTCGGTTTTCAAAATCATCTGCGTTACGGTGAGCAGGAACGAATACTGAAACTCATACCCGGTATGGAGAATGCCGAGTTTCTGCAATTCGGTCAGATCCATCGCAATACATTTATCAATTCGCCCAAAATATTGAATGAAACGCTCGCGACTCGTAATAATGAGCGTTTGTTTTTCGCCGGACAGATCACGGGCGTCGAAGGCTATGTCGAATCCGTCGCGACGGGTTGGCTCGCGGGAATAAACGCGGTCAATGTGATGCGTGACCGACCGATGATAACCGCTCCGCAGACCTCAGCGATCGGGGCATTGTGCCGCTATGTATCAAATGTCGAGACCAAGAATTTTCAGCCGGTAAACATCACTTTTGGGTTGATACAAGAACTTCCGCCCGAGCTTCGCAAGCAGTACCGAAAGAAACGCGAACGGCATATATTCCAGGTCGAGATCGCTCTCATGGATTGGGATGAATGGATAACAAATGTCGCAGTATCGTGA
- a CDS encoding ERAP1-like C-terminal domain-containing protein, translated as MRYLILVLLLSIAVFSQSPAGPPMEFGVSHTLAKWRVAHYSDVRYKLNLTLEKMSPVLKGTMEIRVKVSSMDEMTTVPQDLPGNGIPQIILDWRRIAGHEKLSTITNVTINGQARDVRDGGAFQIDATTKPYIIDDHDHLIFAEGVKLGENVIKLDFTSPILTSGSAITRYIDKEDGSEYIYSLFVPSDASTAFPVFDQPDLKARFELTVKRPKDWNVISNALSEDSEASFSDGTPREFTSALVETRPISTYLFAFAAGPFERFWVPDGPKVEVRSELKEAYKKWLNNDVSLRISSEDAQRLKKEKNEKMSKGYASGLRDFQHIYVRKSQAAKFQPHAAEVFRLNREAIKYFEEYFDYKFPFPKYDIVLVPEFPFGGMEHAGATFLRESAIIFPTEPTKSDEVSRAVLMFHEAAHQWFGDTVTMKWFDDLWLKEGFANFMAYKALEKIMPEANAWKVFYERIKQPAYATDSTKGTTAIYQPIENLSAAKSAYGNIVYNKAPAFLRQAEFYLGEDKFKLAVCSFLKKHEYANATWQDLVYEFGKAKYGDEIANVSKVAELQEFTSQWVTKPGLPTFKVVRNGFEMNNAIGSASFISNTSGGQSENFNAAVLFSDNSKVVLNVKSAPTSRTTLYLIEPATRTSSTEIAAILPNYQDYGYGIFLLDDKSRDYVLKNVQNEKDAFLRSMMYGALWDSVREGELDPKSYVELVIKNLGASTPSAAAASTPPSKVVEQDESIVQSIIGRAATAMRYYMSEPTAVASGSDKIGDLNARFEAILLERMQNAQTTGQRITFFRALVANATTEKSRAALKQLLTTGGNASVNERASSVAKEARSLTVAFLPVKAKDRFDIVTRLLALNDPDAMKLLADLEKTETSDDAKRYAYAARAAIPTKENKAKYWDDFVNNKDISESWIEAAFGPWNNIRHSELTLPYLQKALLELPNHKRNRKIFFVNGWLGAFIGGQRSDAALAIINKFLDTNPNLDKDLRLKILENSDLIERAVRVRGKYGKN; from the coding sequence ATGCGATATCTGATCCTCGTCTTATTGCTCTCAATCGCCGTGTTTTCTCAGTCCCCGGCGGGGCCGCCAATGGAGTTTGGGGTTTCGCACACTCTGGCAAAGTGGCGGGTGGCTCATTATTCGGATGTCCGCTACAAGCTAAACCTCACACTCGAAAAGATGTCGCCCGTGCTGAAAGGGACGATGGAGATCCGTGTGAAAGTGTCGTCAATGGACGAAATGACGACAGTTCCCCAAGACCTTCCGGGAAACGGCATTCCACAGATCATTCTCGACTGGCGAAGGATCGCCGGTCACGAAAAGCTCTCGACGATCACCAACGTGACGATCAACGGCCAGGCTCGTGACGTTCGCGATGGCGGTGCGTTTCAAATCGACGCGACAACAAAACCTTATATAATCGATGACCACGACCATCTCATCTTTGCCGAAGGCGTCAAGCTCGGCGAGAACGTCATCAAGCTCGATTTCACTTCGCCGATCCTGACCAGCGGCTCCGCCATCACCCGCTACATCGACAAAGAGGACGGCAGCGAATACATCTACTCGCTCTTCGTCCCCAGCGACGCCAGCACCGCCTTCCCCGTATTTGATCAGCCGGATCTGAAGGCGAGGTTTGAGCTGACAGTTAAAAGGCCGAAGGATTGGAATGTTATCTCGAACGCGTTAAGTGAAGATTCCGAAGCTAGTTTCAGCGACGGTACGCCTAGAGAGTTCACCTCCGCGTTAGTCGAAACACGACCGATCAGTACCTACCTCTTCGCATTCGCCGCCGGTCCATTCGAGCGATTTTGGGTTCCTGATGGCCCGAAAGTAGAGGTTCGGTCAGAACTGAAAGAAGCGTACAAGAAGTGGCTCAATAATGACGTTTCATTGAGGATTTCCTCTGAGGACGCCCAGCGACTAAAAAAAGAAAAAAACGAGAAGATGTCGAAAGGCTATGCCTCGGGTTTGCGAGATTTTCAGCATATCTACGTCCGCAAATCCCAGGCTGCCAAGTTCCAACCTCACGCTGCTGAGGTCTTTCGCCTCAACCGCGAGGCAATCAAGTATTTCGAGGAATATTTCGACTACAAGTTTCCTTTCCCGAAGTACGACATCGTGCTGGTACCGGAGTTTCCGTTTGGCGGGATGGAGCACGCGGGAGCGACGTTTCTGCGAGAGTCGGCGATCATTTTTCCGACCGAGCCGACGAAGAGCGACGAGGTCAGCCGTGCGGTGCTGATGTTTCACGAGGCGGCTCACCAGTGGTTTGGCGACACCGTGACGATGAAATGGTTCGACGACCTGTGGCTCAAAGAGGGCTTTGCCAACTTCATGGCCTATAAAGCGTTAGAGAAGATCATGCCCGAGGCAAACGCATGGAAGGTCTTCTACGAGCGCATCAAACAGCCCGCCTACGCCACCGATTCCACCAAAGGCACCACCGCCATCTATCAACCCATCGAAAACCTCTCCGCCGCCAAATCCGCCTACGGCAACATCGTCTACAACAAAGCCCCCGCCTTCCTACGACAAGCCGAGTTCTACCTCGGCGAAGACAAGTTCAAACTCGCCGTCTGCTCATTTCTAAAGAAGCACGAGTACGCGAATGCGACGTGGCAAGACCTCGTGTACGAATTCGGAAAAGCCAAATATGGGGACGAGATCGCGAACGTTTCCAAAGTAGCCGAACTTCAAGAATTCACGAGTCAATGGGTAACGAAACCTGGATTACCAACCTTTAAGGTTGTGAGAAATGGATTTGAGATGAATAACGCGATTGGCTCGGCGAGTTTTATTTCTAACACGAGCGGCGGTCAGTCAGAGAACTTTAACGCGGCCGTGTTATTTTCAGATAACAGCAAGGTTGTTTTGAACGTGAAGTCAGCTCCAACTTCTCGAACCACGCTTTACCTTATTGAACCCGCCACGAGAACTTCGTCAACCGAGATCGCCGCGATTCTTCCAAACTACCAAGACTACGGCTACGGCATTTTCCTGCTCGACGACAAGAGCCGCGATTACGTTCTGAAGAATGTGCAGAACGAAAAGGACGCGTTCCTGCGTTCGATGATGTACGGCGCACTGTGGGACAGCGTCCGCGAGGGCGAGCTCGACCCGAAGAGTTACGTCGAGTTGGTCATCAAGAATCTCGGAGCATCCACCCCGTCTGCGGCGGCCGCATCCACCCCTCCTTCGAAAGTAGTGGAGCAAGACGAAAGCATCGTCCAATCGATCATCGGCCGCGCCGCAACTGCGATGCGGTATTACATGTCAGAACCGACTGCAGTAGCGAGTGGTTCTGACAAGATAGGCGACCTGAACGCACGTTTCGAAGCCATACTGCTCGAACGTATGCAGAATGCTCAAACGACCGGACAGCGGATCACCTTCTTTCGGGCGTTGGTCGCAAACGCGACGACGGAAAAGAGTAGAGCCGCTCTAAAACAATTGCTGACTACGGGCGGAAACGCGAGTGTGAACGAGCGTGCATCTTCCGTGGCAAAAGAGGCACGCTCCCTAACGGTCGCGTTTCTGCCCGTAAAGGCGAAGGACCGCTTCGACATCGTTACGCGACTGTTGGCGTTGAATGACCCGGACGCGATGAAGTTGCTTGCCGACCTTGAGAAAACGGAGACGAGCGACGATGCCAAACGCTATGCCTACGCCGCACGTGCCGCCATTCCGACCAAGGAGAACAAGGCGAAGTATTGGGACGATTTTGTAAATAACAAGGACATCTCCGAGAGCTGGATCGAGGCGGCGTTTGGCCCGTGGAACAACATTCGACATTCTGAGCTGACATTGCCGTATCTACAAAAAGCTTTGCTGGAACTGCCGAACCACAAACGCAACCGTAAGATATTCTTCGTCAATGGCTGGCTCGGTGCCTTCATCGGCGGCCAACGCAGCGACGCGGCACTGGCGATCATTAACAAATTCCTCGATACCAACCCGAACCTCGACAAAGACCTGAGACTGAAGATTCTGGAAAACTCAGACCTCATCGAACGCGCCGTGCGTGTCCGTGGGAAATACGGGAAGAACTAG